A single window of Selenomonas sputigena DNA harbors:
- a CDS encoding TolC family protein — MKKWCRKPWSLLLAGAFLYSVSSVGAAADLSLAGAVELALSQNADLKITKQAEEAALASLGEAKSEKGFSVSASGGYSVGRNWSDRGNTTTSKLNGGVESGVNIWDGGKASGGIDSAKIAILTARLKTARAEEKLRLSVIEAYYNALQAKKTVGVNKASVDNYQAHLTNVEQLFSAGSKARMDVLRVSVELSDARQTLIKAENDYEISLAKLRNLVNMDRDEPLRLTDDAVYSPFTPALSDCLSFGVENRKELWIDNYDVVRKELDVEVVKAGYTPQIDFSLSASANKDFEPASDSSRGVTAGINMKWNIFDGGRKKARIEAAEAALDAARLQLEKDRNDVDYDIRAAYFSMKEAENRLNSTQDAVDKAKEDYFIAREKYRAGEGIMLDIIDAQLALSKAEMNHISAQYDFARGKAQVENAMGQSLTESEQRAADAMDAVPLARAEISRRDAVHAYEENEKAMKERQDRTVIPFLASEAAAAKQSAVQKERASGAKDSNTMNTANAANATNAADTDSAANAAAAAAGNGGWA; from the coding sequence ATGAAGAAATGGTGCAGGAAGCCTTGGTCGCTTTTATTGGCGGGAGCTTTCCTTTACAGCGTGTCATCCGTGGGAGCGGCGGCTGACCTTTCGCTTGCGGGCGCGGTCGAACTTGCGCTTTCGCAGAATGCGGATCTGAAGATCACGAAGCAGGCGGAGGAGGCGGCGCTTGCTTCGCTCGGCGAGGCGAAGAGCGAGAAGGGATTCTCTGTCAGCGCTTCGGGCGGCTATTCTGTCGGCAGAAATTGGAGTGATCGCGGCAATACGACGACGTCGAAGCTTAATGGGGGCGTCGAGAGCGGCGTCAATATCTGGGACGGCGGCAAGGCGAGCGGCGGCATCGACAGCGCCAAGATCGCCATCTTGACGGCGCGCCTCAAGACGGCACGCGCCGAGGAGAAGCTGCGTCTTTCCGTCATCGAGGCGTATTACAACGCGTTGCAGGCGAAGAAGACCGTCGGTGTGAACAAGGCGTCCGTCGACAACTACCAAGCGCATTTGACGAACGTCGAGCAGCTTTTCTCGGCGGGCAGCAAGGCGCGCATGGACGTGCTGCGTGTCTCCGTGGAGCTTTCCGATGCGCGTCAGACGCTCATCAAGGCGGAGAACGACTACGAGATCAGCTTGGCGAAGCTTAGGAATCTTGTGAACATGGACAGGGACGAGCCGCTTCGCCTCACTGACGATGCCGTATACAGCCCGTTCACTCCCGCGCTCTCCGACTGCCTCTCCTTCGGCGTCGAGAACCGCAAGGAGCTTTGGATCGACAATTACGATGTCGTGCGCAAGGAGCTTGATGTCGAGGTGGTCAAAGCGGGCTATACGCCGCAGATCGACTTCTCGCTGAGCGCGTCGGCGAACAAGGACTTCGAGCCTGCGTCGGACAGCAGTCGCGGCGTGACGGCAGGCATCAATATGAAGTGGAACATCTTCGACGGCGGCAGAAAGAAGGCACGCATCGAGGCGGCGGAAGCGGCGCTCGATGCCGCGCGGCTGCAGCTGGAAAAGGACAGGAACGATGTGGACTACGACATCCGCGCGGCGTACTTTTCGATGAAGGAGGCGGAAAACCGTCTGAACTCGACGCAGGACGCCGTAGACAAGGCGAAGGAGGACTACTTCATCGCACGCGAGAAGTACCGCGCGGGTGAAGGCATCATGCTCGACATCATCGACGCGCAGCTCGCGCTCTCGAAGGCGGAGATGAACCACATCAGCGCACAGTACGACTTTGCACGCGGCAAGGCGCAGGTGGAAAACGCCATGGGGCAGAGCCTCACGGAGAGTGAGCAGCGTGCGGCGGACGCCATGGACGCCGTGCCGCTGGCGAGAGCTGAGATCAGCCGCAGGGATGCGGTGCACGCCTATGAAGAGAACGAGAAGGCGATGAAGGAGCGTCAGGACAGGACGGTCATTCCTTTCCTCGCGTCTGAGGCAGCGGCGGCGAAGCAGTCCGCCGTGCAGAAGGAAAGAGCGTCAGGCGCGAAGGATTCGAATACAATGAATACAGCGAACGCGGCAAATGCGACGAATGCAGCTGATACGGACAGTGCAGCGAATGCGGCGGCAGCGGCAGCCGGAAATGGAGGATGGGCATGA
- a CDS encoding type II toxin-antitoxin system HicB family antitoxin — protein sequence MKHYYPAVFETAQEGGYTVTVPDIDGCFTEGKTLEQAMWMAQDAIGCMLEDVAEADYPKASKVNDIDTAEYADCFVTLVEFDRQVYEQRCRDVALAREQIKALA from the coding sequence ATGAAGCATTATTATCCTGCTGTGTTTGAAACGGCGCAGGAGGGCGGCTATACGGTGACGGTGCCCGATATCGACGGTTGCTTCACGGAAGGGAAAACGCTGGAACAGGCAATGTGGATGGCGCAGGATGCGATTGGCTGCATGCTTGAGGACGTGGCAGAGGCGGATTATCCGAAGGCAAGCAAGGTGAATGACATTGATACGGCGGAATATGCGGACTGCTTTGTGACACTCGTGGAATTTGATCGACAGGTCTATGAGCAGCGCTGCAGGGATGTTGCTCTTGCGCGCGAACAGATCAAGGCGCTGGCATGA
- a CDS encoding MFS transporter, with amino-acid sequence MQNNGLPVDRSRSLLHRANQAFFFVGGFGVASWAPLVPLLKARLGVAEDVLGLLLLCIGVGSLVTMPFAGVLAGHFGCRRVIAVDSLVFAALLVALARVDNIVLAVPTLLLFGSSMGIIDVTINIHAVRVEQLLKRRVMSGMHALWSVGGFMGAGLFGVWMALGFTPLGATACSAGIIVLMVLAFARFLLAGRSAPEGRALAVPHGIVAFVAAVAGISFLVEGAVMDWSGVFLTEVRAMDMSLAGTGFAVFSAAMLLMRLLGDAIVNRLGARRVVFFGSVIAIAGFLLVIVSSSAWLIFPGFFAIGFGCANIVPIFFSLMGKQQDMTINAAVAAVSTCGYLGVLMGPAAIGFIAHSTSLLASFALLAVLLFVQLLIGLHVFRKVA; translated from the coding sequence ATGCAAAACAACGGTTTGCCGGTTGATCGCTCGCGCAGTTTGCTGCATCGCGCCAATCAGGCTTTTTTCTTTGTCGGCGGCTTCGGCGTGGCATCTTGGGCGCCTCTCGTGCCGCTTTTGAAGGCGCGGCTCGGCGTCGCTGAGGATGTGCTTGGACTCTTGCTTCTCTGCATCGGCGTTGGCTCGCTGGTGACGATGCCTTTTGCAGGAGTCCTGGCCGGGCATTTCGGCTGCCGCCGCGTGATCGCTGTCGATTCGCTCGTCTTTGCGGCGCTTCTTGTGGCTCTTGCCAGGGTGGACAATATCGTTCTTGCTGTGCCGACGCTCCTTTTGTTCGGCTCTTCCATGGGAATTATCGATGTCACGATCAATATCCATGCCGTGCGCGTCGAGCAGCTTTTGAAGAGGCGCGTGATGAGCGGCATGCACGCGCTTTGGAGCGTGGGCGGTTTCATGGGGGCGGGGCTTTTTGGTGTTTGGATGGCGCTCGGATTCACGCCCTTGGGCGCGACGGCGTGTTCGGCAGGCATCATCGTGCTCATGGTGCTCGCCTTCGCGCGATTTTTGCTCGCGGGCAGGAGTGCACCTGAGGGCAGGGCGCTCGCCGTGCCGCACGGCATCGTCGCCTTTGTCGCGGCGGTCGCCGGTATATCCTTCCTCGTCGAGGGCGCTGTCATGGACTGGTCGGGTGTGTTTCTCACGGAGGTGCGCGCGATGGACATGTCTCTTGCGGGCACGGGCTTCGCTGTCTTTTCTGCGGCGATGCTCCTCATGCGGCTCTTGGGTGATGCGATTGTCAATCGCTTGGGTGCGCGCCGCGTCGTATTCTTCGGTTCGGTCATCGCCATCGCGGGTTTCTTGCTCGTGATCGTTTCGTCCTCCGCGTGGCTCATCTTCCCCGGCTTCTTCGCGATCGGTTTCGGCTGCGCGAACATCGTGCCGATTTTCTTCTCATTGATGGGAAAGCAACAGGATATGACGATCAATGCGGCGGTCGCGGCGGTGTCGACGTGCGGTTACCTCGGTGTGCTCATGGGGCCTGCCGCCATCGGTTTCATCGCACACAGCACGAGTCTTTTGGCATCGTTCGCACTATTGGCCGTGCTGCTCTTCGTGCAGCTCCTCATTGGGCTGCATGTGTTCCGCAAGGTGGCGTGA
- the recQ gene encoding DNA helicase RecQ, whose amino-acid sequence MPEQNFARALQILQQTFGYKNFRPAQETVVKSLLEGRETVAIMPTGAGKSICFQVPALLLPGVTLVISPLISLMKDQVDALTEAGAPATFINSSLGQAEARERLRAIAQGAYKIVYVAPERLETDFFQSLLQEQTVSFIAIDEAHCLSQWGHDFRPSYRAIAPFIERLPKRPLIGAFTATATPRVKDDIISLLSLRRPAVHVAGFDRPNLFFGVLTGVDRKDFIANYLRTHREEAGIIYCATRKETDALSHFLQQKKFAVRPYHAGLSDEERSKAQDDFLYDNVQAIVATNAFGMGIDKSNVRFVIHYNMPKNIESYYQEAGRAGRDGEPGECILLFSPQDVMTQKYLIDISTEDAARKAHELGCLQKMSDYCHTPECLRAFILRYFGEESPAASCEHCSSCKGDFERRDVTLDAQKIFSCVYRMRGRYGMTLTAQVLKGSAEQRVRTLHLDELSTYGIMQEQTLAEIKRSIQRFIATGYLSLTESEYPVLQLAEPAYAVLRGKEQVFQNFPRKQKEKPVDISLFDYLRALRKELAARDRVPPYVIFSDATLRDMCRILPETLDDFLHVKGVGERKCERYGEAFLACIKEHRT is encoded by the coding sequence ATGCCCGAGCAAAACTTCGCCCGTGCGCTGCAGATCCTGCAGCAAACCTTCGGCTACAAGAACTTCCGCCCTGCGCAGGAGACCGTCGTCAAGAGCCTGCTCGAAGGCCGCGAAACCGTCGCCATCATGCCCACGGGCGCGGGAAAGTCCATCTGCTTCCAAGTGCCCGCTCTGCTGCTCCCGGGCGTCACGCTCGTCATCTCGCCCTTGATCTCGCTGATGAAGGATCAAGTCGACGCTCTCACGGAAGCCGGTGCACCCGCGACATTCATCAACAGCTCGCTCGGGCAGGCGGAGGCTCGCGAAAGGCTTCGCGCCATCGCGCAAGGCGCGTACAAGATCGTCTACGTCGCGCCCGAGCGGCTCGAAACCGACTTCTTCCAATCCCTGCTGCAAGAGCAGACCGTTTCCTTCATCGCCATCGACGAGGCGCACTGCCTGTCGCAGTGGGGACACGACTTTCGCCCGAGCTATCGCGCCATCGCGCCCTTCATCGAACGTCTGCCGAAGCGTCCCTTGATCGGCGCCTTCACGGCGACGGCGACGCCGCGCGTCAAGGACGACATCATCTCGCTCCTCTCGCTTCGCCGCCCCGCCGTGCACGTCGCAGGCTTCGACCGGCCGAACCTCTTCTTCGGCGTCCTCACAGGCGTCGACCGCAAGGACTTCATCGCAAACTACCTGCGCACGCATCGCGAAGAAGCCGGCATCATCTACTGTGCGACGCGCAAAGAGACGGACGCCCTGAGCCACTTCCTGCAGCAAAAAAAATTCGCTGTGCGTCCCTACCATGCGGGACTCAGCGACGAAGAGCGCTCGAAGGCGCAGGACGACTTCCTCTACGACAACGTGCAGGCGATCGTCGCGACGAACGCCTTCGGCATGGGCATCGACAAGTCGAACGTGCGCTTCGTCATCCACTACAACATGCCGAAAAACATCGAGTCGTACTATCAGGAGGCGGGACGCGCGGGACGCGACGGCGAGCCGGGCGAATGCATCCTGCTCTTCTCGCCGCAGGACGTCATGACGCAAAAGTACCTGATCGACATCTCGACCGAGGATGCCGCGCGTAAGGCGCACGAACTCGGCTGCCTGCAGAAGATGTCCGACTACTGCCACACGCCCGAATGCCTGCGTGCCTTCATCCTGCGCTACTTCGGCGAGGAAAGCCCCGCCGCCTCGTGCGAGCACTGCAGCAGCTGCAAGGGCGACTTCGAGCGGCGCGACGTGACGCTTGATGCGCAGAAAATCTTTTCGTGCGTCTACCGCATGAGAGGACGCTACGGCATGACGCTGACAGCGCAGGTGCTCAAAGGCTCCGCCGAGCAGCGCGTGCGCACGCTGCACCTCGACGAACTGTCGACCTATGGCATCATGCAGGAGCAGACGCTCGCCGAGATCAAGCGCTCGATTCAACGCTTCATCGCCACGGGGTATCTCTCGCTCACCGAGAGCGAATACCCCGTGCTGCAGCTCGCAGAACCCGCCTACGCTGTGCTGCGCGGCAAGGAGCAAGTCTTCCAGAACTTCCCCCGAAAACAGAAGGAAAAGCCCGTAGACATCTCACTCTTCGACTACCTCCGCGCACTCAGAAAAGAGCTAGCCGCCCGCGACCGCGTGCCGCCCTACGTCATCTTCTCCGACGCGACGCTGCGCGACATGTGCCGCATTCTGCCCGAAACGCTCGACGACTTCCTGCACGTCAAGGGCGTCGGCGAAAGAAAGTGCGAGCGCTACGGCGAAGCCTTCCTCGCATGCATCAAAGAGCATCGCACTTAA
- a CDS encoding efflux RND transporter periplasmic adaptor subunit: protein MKIFGKDITFGTKAKIAVTALVLAGCAFGGYSYYEAQQAEKAMRESAGETATVVRMEMKSTVSATGTIIPVDSVEVSSKITARIKNVLVKENDIVTAGETVATLDAKSLATKRDQAQFKVTNAKAKYDREAYLYSIGANPQTTFEDAQYNYDAAKSVLEETESDLAETIIQAPISGIVVGKPKTAGTMATAGTDYPTVIMRIADLSKKQIMAKVDETDIGNIKVGQQATFTVDAYSGKTFTARVAKISQTDTVNTWQTVSSSSSTTTSTASVIYYYVTLDVDDPENLLLPAMTARLEIETATKPSALAVPIAALKTDASGSYVVVEMPDGTKENRPVKTGIYSDDYVEILDGLIEGETVSISYTATQPQVMMMGGGGHPPM, encoded by the coding sequence ATGAAGATTTTCGGCAAGGACATCACCTTCGGCACGAAGGCGAAGATAGCAGTGACCGCGCTCGTCCTCGCTGGCTGCGCTTTTGGCGGCTACAGCTACTATGAGGCGCAGCAGGCGGAAAAGGCTATGCGGGAGTCTGCGGGCGAAACGGCGACGGTCGTGCGCATGGAGATGAAGTCCACCGTGTCGGCGACGGGCACGATCATTCCTGTCGATTCCGTCGAGGTCAGCTCGAAGATCACGGCGCGCATCAAGAATGTGCTCGTCAAGGAAAACGACATCGTGACGGCAGGCGAGACGGTCGCGACACTCGACGCCAAGTCGCTCGCAACGAAGCGCGATCAGGCGCAGTTCAAGGTCACGAACGCCAAGGCGAAGTACGACCGCGAAGCCTACCTCTACAGCATCGGCGCGAATCCGCAGACGACGTTCGAGGACGCGCAGTACAACTACGATGCTGCCAAGAGCGTCTTGGAAGAGACGGAGTCCGATCTCGCTGAGACGATCATCCAGGCGCCGATCAGCGGCATCGTCGTCGGCAAGCCCAAGACGGCGGGTACGATGGCGACGGCGGGAACGGACTATCCGACCGTCATCATGCGCATCGCCGACCTCTCGAAGAAGCAAATCATGGCGAAGGTCGACGAGACGGACATCGGCAATATCAAGGTCGGCCAGCAGGCGACGTTCACGGTCGATGCCTATTCGGGCAAGACCTTCACGGCGCGCGTCGCGAAGATCAGCCAGACCGATACCGTGAATACATGGCAGACCGTCTCCTCTTCGAGCAGTACGACGACCTCGACGGCGAGCGTCATCTACTACTATGTGACGCTCGATGTCGACGATCCAGAGAACCTGCTGCTGCCGGCCATGACGGCGCGTCTTGAAATCGAGACGGCGACGAAGCCCAGCGCGCTCGCCGTTCCCATCGCCGCATTGAAGACGGACGCCTCGGGATCCTACGTTGTCGTCGAGATGCCCGACGGCACGAAGGAGAACCGCCCTGTCAAGACAGGCATCTACAGCGATGACTATGTGGAAATCCTCGACGG
- a CDS encoding type II toxin-antitoxin system HicA family toxin translates to MTAKQMIRLLEKNGFAAVSSNSGSHQKMKNSATGKMMIVPVHTGTLGKGLEHKILKQAGLLERLCESKGGYEP, encoded by the coding sequence ATGACGGCAAAACAGATGATACGGCTGCTTGAAAAGAATGGCTTTGCAGCGGTATCATCAAACTCCGGCTCGCATCAGAAGATGAAAAATTCTGCGACAGGGAAAATGATGATTGTACCCGTCCATACAGGAACATTGGGCAAGGGCTTAGAACATAAGATATTGAAGCAAGCAGGTTTGCTAGAAAGGCTGTGCGAATCGAAGGGAGGATATGAGCCATGA
- a CDS encoding RsiV family protein, whose product MKKIHALSLAAVLLLAPIAPVSGDLPLASVVHAAAQQDTIKEYTRPAKTSADKDEERSVKAPVPWLLVEDHRIEALNANGKCVTYSSHPVLRVNGKGHPLLAHGLATWSKQEAQAAKRGFDFAYEYKKEDRDNGVLKETAYFDYSVITKWGRVDENMISFCSFAITYAGGIHPMHGKGGTTFDTRTGKEVPLAALVTNREALLQALAAAFHAQYPGREEELFAFDIREQLERIHPAEKGLDTFSWYMGTRGELVFLYPPYALAPYASGDFTLTIERADAPQLFIDAYSID is encoded by the coding sequence ATGAAGAAAATCCATGCACTCTCCCTCGCAGCCGTCCTCCTGCTCGCTCCCATTGCGCCTGTCTCGGGCGACTTGCCCCTCGCATCCGTCGTCCATGCGGCAGCGCAGCAAGATACAATCAAAGAGTACACGCGTCCGGCAAAAACTTCCGCCGACAAAGACGAGGAACGCTCCGTCAAAGCCCCCGTGCCGTGGCTCCTCGTCGAAGACCATCGCATCGAGGCCTTGAATGCCAACGGCAAATGCGTGACCTACAGCAGCCATCCCGTGCTTCGTGTCAACGGCAAAGGACACCCCCTGCTCGCACACGGTCTTGCTACTTGGAGCAAACAGGAAGCGCAAGCTGCGAAGCGGGGTTTTGATTTCGCCTACGAATACAAGAAAGAGGATCGTGATAACGGCGTTCTCAAAGAGACCGCCTACTTCGACTACTCCGTCATCACGAAGTGGGGGCGCGTCGATGAGAACATGATCAGCTTCTGCAGCTTCGCTATCACCTACGCGGGCGGCATACACCCGATGCACGGCAAAGGCGGCACGACCTTCGATACACGAACGGGAAAAGAAGTCCCCCTCGCCGCCCTCGTCACGAACCGCGAAGCTTTGCTCCAAGCGCTTGCCGCTGCCTTCCATGCTCAATACCCAGGACGTGAGGAAGAACTGTTCGCCTTCGACATCCGCGAGCAACTCGAACGGATTCACCCCGCAGAAAAAGGCCTCGACACCTTCTCATGGTACATGGGCACGCGCGGCGAACTCGTCTTCCTCTACCCGCCCTACGCTCTCGCCCCCTACGCCTCCGGCGACTTCACGCTCACCATCGAGCGCGCGGACGCTCCGCAGCTTTTCATCGACGCGTATTCTATAGATTGA